The following proteins come from a genomic window of Phnomibacter ginsenosidimutans:
- a CDS encoding TIGR03643 family protein, with amino-acid sequence MKKASSAYSQLTANDIDRIVEMGWEDRTPFEAIELQFGLNEAAVIELMRQQMKPSSFRMWRKRMQGRSTKHASLRSAAVTRFKCSRQRSISMNKISKR; translated from the coding sequence ATGAAAAAGGCATCATCCGCATATAGTCAGCTCACAGCTAACGACATCGACCGCATTGTTGAAATGGGTTGGGAAGACCGCACACCATTTGAAGCCATCGAGCTGCAATTTGGCTTGAATGAAGCAGCCGTTATTGAGCTGATGCGCCAGCAAATGAAACCCTCCAGTTTTCGCATGTGGCGCAAACGCATGCAGGGCCGCTCCACCAAACATGCCAGCCTCCGCAGCGCTGCCGTCACCCGTTTCAAATGCAGCCGACAAAGAAGCATTAGTATGAATAAAATCAGCAAGCGATGA